The region GCCACGCCGGTCCCGATCCCGCGACCGAGTCGTTCTTCCCGCACCCGGAGCGGCTGTCGACGCTGCCCGGGCTCGCGCTCGCGGCCGTCATCACCCTGGCCACGGGCGTGAGCCTCGGCCCCGAGGGCCCGATCATCACGATCAACGTCGCCCTCGCCGCCTGGGTCTTCTCGAAGCTGCTGCCCGCCGTGCCCGTGCCCGTCGTGGTGCTCATGGTCGTCACCGGCACATTCGGGGCGCTGTTCGGCTCCCCCGTCGGCGCGGCGCTGCTCGCCACGACCGTCGCCGCGACCACGGCGTCGAAGGAGCTGCTCTGGGACCGGCTGTTCCTCCCGCTCGCCTCGGCGGCGTCGGGGTCGCTCGTGATGATGCTGATCTCGGGCCATTCGCTCTCGATCACCCTCCCCGCGTACGAGCCCGACGTGCTGCTCGACCTCGGCATCGCGCTGGCCGTGTGCGCGGTGGGCATCGCCGTCGGAGTGGTGGCACTCTGGGCGTTCCCGCACCTGCACCGCATCTTCCACCGGTGGCGCAACCCCATCCTCCCGCTCACCGTCGCCGGACTCCTCCTCGGGGTGCTCGGCGCCATCGGCGGAGAGATCACGATGTTCAAGGGGCTCCAGCAGATGCAGCAGCTCGCCGGCGATGTCGACGATCTGAGCTCGTGGCAGCTCGCCGCGATCGTCGCGATCAAGACCGCCGCCCTCCTCATCGCCGGGGCCGCCGGGTTCCGAGGCGGCCGGGTCTTCCCGACCGTTTTCATCGGGGCGGCGATCGGCATGCTCGTGTACGCGATATTCCCCGGCGTCCCCCTCCCGATCGCCGTCGCCGCCGGCGTGCTCGGCATCTGCCTGGTGGTCGTCCGCGACGGCTGGCTGTCGCTGTTCATCGCGGCGGTGGTCGCGGGCGACCCGACCATCCTGCCCATCCTGTGCATGGTCGTCCTCCCCGGCTGGCTCGTCGTCGCGCGCCTCCGCGAGATGCGC is a window of Microbacterium terrae DNA encoding:
- a CDS encoding ion channel protein; amino-acid sequence: MSDDTHSGRSTPEAEGRADSVAPAPPSTTRRLLLLAVPALLVGIGSALSLVLLDVIADGLDSLLWDVIPDAGGFDSYTDWWVIAVLTLAGLATGLIIRFVPGHAGPDPATESFFPHPERLSTLPGLALAAVITLATGVSLGPEGPIITINVALAAWVFSKLLPAVPVPVVVLMVVTGTFGALFGSPVGAALLATTVAATTASKELLWDRLFLPLASAASGSLVMMLISGHSLSITLPAYEPDVLLDLGIALAVCAVGIAVGVVALWAFPHLHRIFHRWRNPILPLTVAGLLLGVLGAIGGEITMFKGLQQMQQLAGDVDDLSSWQLAAIVAIKTAALLIAGAAGFRGGRVFPTVFIGAAIGMLVYAIFPGVPLPIAVAAGVLGICLVVVRDGWLSLFIAAVVAGDPTILPILCMVVLPGWLVVARLREMRITVPTASTATAPVVAAPDVPAADPSDGRPA